From a region of the Paramagnetospirillum magnetotacticum MS-1 genome:
- the rpmE gene encoding 50S ribosomal protein L31 encodes MKDNIHPDYHEINVVMTDGTEYKTRSTLGKAGDTLRLDIDPKSHPAWTGVHRMVDTAGQLAKFKKRFDGFGIKSDNS; translated from the coding sequence ATGAAGGACAACATTCATCCCGACTACCACGAGATCAACGTGGTGATGACGGACGGCACCGAGTACAAGACCCGGTCCACCCTGGGTAAGGCTGGCGACACCCTGCGCCTGGACATCGACCCCAAGTCGCACCCGGCCTGGACCGGCGTGCACCGTATGGTCGATACGGCCGGTCAGCTTGCCAAGTTCAAGAAGCGCTTCGACGGTTTCGGCATCAAGTCCGACAATTCCTAA
- the cyaY gene encoding iron donor protein CyaY translates to MSLDESRFASLADPLLERIGDAVEDAMDDADAELHAGILTLTLPGIGQYVINKHSPNREIWVSSPKSGAHHFGWNGEQWISTRNAQLELLGMLRAEIGVAV, encoded by the coding sequence ATGAGTCTCGATGAAAGCCGTTTTGCCAGTCTTGCCGATCCCCTGCTGGAAAGGATCGGAGATGCCGTCGAGGATGCCATGGACGATGCCGACGCCGAATTGCATGCGGGCATCCTCACCCTGACCCTGCCGGGGATCGGCCAGTATGTCATCAACAAGCATTCGCCCAACCGCGAGATTTGGGTCTCGTCGCCCAAGAGCGGCGCCCATCATTTCGGCTGGAACGGGGAACAGTGGATTTCGACCCGCAACGCCCAACTGGAACTGTTGGGGATGTTGCGGGCCGAGATCGGCGTGGCGGTTTAG
- the tyrS gene encoding tyrosine--tRNA ligase: protein MTSLKSDFLRIVTERGYMHQCTDLEALDKRLTEGCQAAYIGFDCTATSLHVGGLMQIMLLRWWQKTGHKPIVLMGGGTTRIGDPTGKDESRKMLTDEVIATNMAGIKTVFTKYLTFGDGQTDALMVNNADWLDKLNYIDFLRDYGHHFTINRMLTFDSVKLRLEREQPLTFLEFNYMLLQGYDFVELYRRNKCILQMGGSDQWGNIINGVELGRRADQAELFGLTSPLLTTSSGAKMGKTVNGAVWLNDDMLSAWEFWQYWRNTEDADVGRFLKLYTELPLDEIARLEKLEGAEINEAKKILANEVTRLCHGEAAAIQAAETARKTFEEGMAATDLPTIEIPAAELAAGIPAFALFVRAGLAASNGEARRLLKGGGGKVNDQAVDEARPVGSADLKDGAVKLTAGKKRHILVKAV from the coding sequence ATGACCAGTCTCAAGTCCGATTTCCTGCGCATCGTCACCGAGCGCGGCTACATGCACCAGTGTACCGACCTGGAGGCGCTGGACAAGCGCCTGACCGAGGGGTGCCAGGCCGCCTATATCGGCTTCGACTGCACCGCCACCTCCTTGCATGTGGGCGGGCTGATGCAGATCATGCTGCTGCGCTGGTGGCAAAAGACCGGCCACAAGCCCATCGTGCTGATGGGCGGCGGCACCACCCGTATCGGCGACCCCACCGGCAAGGACGAATCGCGCAAGATGCTGACCGACGAGGTCATCGCCACCAACATGGCGGGCATCAAGACGGTGTTCACCAAATACCTGACCTTCGGCGACGGCCAGACGGACGCCCTGATGGTCAACAACGCCGATTGGCTGGACAAGCTGAACTACATCGATTTCCTGCGCGATTACGGCCACCACTTCACCATCAACCGCATGCTGACCTTCGATTCGGTCAAGCTGCGGCTCGAGCGCGAACAGCCGCTGACCTTCCTCGAATTCAACTACATGCTGCTTCAGGGTTACGACTTCGTCGAACTCTACCGCCGCAACAAATGCATCCTGCAAATGGGCGGCTCGGATCAGTGGGGCAATATCATCAACGGCGTTGAACTGGGCCGCCGCGCCGATCAGGCCGAACTGTTCGGCTTGACCAGCCCGCTGCTGACCACCTCATCGGGCGCCAAGATGGGCAAGACCGTCAACGGCGCCGTCTGGCTGAACGACGACATGCTGAGCGCCTGGGAGTTCTGGCAGTACTGGCGCAATACCGAGGATGCCGATGTGGGCCGCTTCCTCAAGCTCTATACCGAACTGCCCTTGGACGAGATCGCCCGGCTGGAAAAGCTGGAAGGCGCCGAGATCAACGAGGCCAAGAAGATCCTGGCCAATGAGGTTACCCGTCTATGCCACGGCGAAGCCGCCGCGATCCAGGCCGCCGAAACGGCCCGCAAGACCTTCGAGGAGGGCATGGCCGCCACCGACCTGCCCACCATCGAAATTCCGGCCGCCGAACTGGCGGCGGGCATCCCCGCCTTCGCCCTCTTCGTGCGCGCCGGTCTGGCCGCCTCCAATGGCGAGGCCCGGCGCCTGTTGAAGGGCGGCGGCGGCAAGGTCAATGATCAGGCGGTGGACGAGGCCCGGCCCGTGGGCTCGGCCGACCTCAAGGACGGCGCCGTCAAGCTCACCGCTGGCAAGAAGCGCCATATTCTGGTGAAGGCGGTCTAA
- a CDS encoding anhydro-N-acetylmuramic acid kinase has product MLALGLMSGTSLDGVDIALVDTDGETVASFGPAATVPYSAEQRLALMEILGGKGAVEQVERDFTLFHAQVVRDFLAEHGIDAAKVGVAGFHGHTILHAPAERRTWQIGDGALLASEIGIAVVNDFRSADVAAGGQGAPLVPVYHRALAARLEGPLAILNLGGVGNVTWISEDGSLLAFDTGPGNALLDDWAMAHTGRPVDVDGALSAAGRVRRDAVEAFLHHTYFDRQPPKSVDRDEFHALAWELVKGCSAEDGAATLTAFTAASVALAAYSFPRPVKRWLVTGGGRRNPEMMSALSRGLSAPVEPVEAVGWNGDALEAQAFAFLAVRSLAGLMLTYPETTGVSSPQTGGRRHVP; this is encoded by the coding sequence ATGCTGGCGCTGGGGCTGATGAGCGGGACGTCGCTGGATGGCGTGGATATCGCCCTGGTCGATACCGATGGCGAGACTGTGGCCAGTTTTGGGCCTGCCGCGACCGTTCCCTATAGCGCGGAGCAGAGGCTCGCCCTGATGGAGATCTTAGGGGGGAAGGGGGCGGTGGAGCAGGTGGAGCGGGACTTCACCTTGTTCCATGCCCAGGTGGTCCGCGACTTTCTGGCCGAACACGGGATCGATGCGGCCAAGGTGGGGGTGGCGGGCTTTCACGGCCACACCATTTTGCACGCCCCCGCCGAACGACGCACCTGGCAGATCGGCGACGGCGCCTTGCTGGCCTCTGAGATCGGCATTGCCGTCGTCAACGACTTCCGTTCGGCCGATGTGGCGGCGGGCGGGCAGGGCGCGCCGCTGGTTCCCGTCTATCACCGGGCATTGGCCGCGCGCCTGGAAGGGCCGCTGGCCATCCTCAATCTGGGTGGTGTTGGCAATGTGACCTGGATTTCCGAGGACGGTTCCCTGCTGGCCTTCGACACCGGGCCGGGCAACGCGCTTCTCGATGATTGGGCCATGGCCCATACCGGCCGTCCGGTGGATGTGGACGGAGCACTGTCCGCCGCGGGCCGGGTGCGGCGCGACGCGGTGGAGGCCTTCCTGCACCACACCTATTTCGACCGCCAGCCGCCCAAATCTGTGGATCGCGACGAGTTTCACGCCCTGGCCTGGGAACTGGTCAAGGGATGCTCGGCCGAGGATGGGGCGGCGACGCTGACCGCTTTTACCGCCGCTTCGGTGGCCCTGGCCGCCTACAGCTTTCCCCGCCCGGTGAAGCGCTGGCTGGTGACCGGGGGCGGGCGGCGCAATCCCGAGATGATGAGCGCCCTTTCCCGTGGCCTGTCGGCCCCGGTGGAGCCGGTGGAGGCGGTGGGCTGGAACGGCGACGCCCTGGAGGCCCAGGCCTTCGCCTTTCTGGCGGTGCGCTCCCTGGCCGGGCTGATGCTGACCTATCCCGAGACTACCGGCGTGTCCTCGCCCCAGACCGGGGGCCGCCGCCATGTTCCCTGA
- a CDS encoding alpha/beta hydrolase, whose amino-acid sequence MPEVIFNGPDGRLEGRYHHGKSPNAPLALLLHPHPQHGGTMNNKVVYALYHAFVRRGFSTLRFNFRGVGRSQGKFDNGQGELSDAASALDWMQSFNANASACWVGGFSFGAWIGMQLLMRRPEIDGFVSVAPPANVFDFSFLAPCPSSGLIVHGTNDDLVPEPTVAKLAAKLATQRNIKVRYETIEGANHFFGTHLDALDGLVDSYLGESIVARAPAPPPAPEPELAVALS is encoded by the coding sequence ATGCCTGAAGTGATTTTCAATGGACCCGACGGCCGCCTTGAAGGCCGCTACCATCACGGCAAGTCGCCAAACGCCCCGCTGGCCCTTCTGCTTCATCCCCATCCGCAGCACGGCGGGACCATGAACAACAAGGTGGTCTACGCCCTGTATCATGCCTTCGTGCGGCGCGGCTTTTCCACGCTGCGCTTCAATTTCCGCGGGGTGGGACGCAGCCAGGGCAAGTTCGACAACGGCCAGGGCGAACTGTCCGACGCGGCTTCCGCGCTGGACTGGATGCAGTCTTTCAACGCCAACGCCTCGGCCTGCTGGGTGGGCGGCTTCTCGTTCGGCGCCTGGATCGGCATGCAATTGCTGATGCGCCGCCCCGAGATCGATGGTTTCGTCTCGGTGGCCCCGCCCGCCAATGTCTTCGACTTCTCGTTCCTGGCGCCCTGCCCGTCATCGGGCCTGATCGTCCACGGCACCAACGACGATCTGGTGCCCGAGCCGACCGTGGCCAAGCTGGCGGCCAAGCTGGCCACCCAGCGCAACATCAAGGTCCGCTACGAGACCATCGAAGGCGCCAACCACTTCTTTGGCACCCATCTGGATGCCCTGGACGGCCTGGTGGATTCCTATCTGGGCGAATCCATCGTCGCCCGCGCTCCGGCCCCGCCGCCAGCGCCCGAACCGGAACTGGCCGTCGCCCTCAGTTAA
- the cysE gene encoding serine O-acetyltransferase, whose translation MIFKSLREDIASIRRRDPAAHSWLEVVLCYPGLHALMFHRLSNWCWNRGMRVLGRFISHVGKILTGIEIHPAAQLGPRFFIDHGTGVVIGETAVIGADVTLYHGVTLGGTSLHKGKRHPTLEDGVIVGSGAQVLGPITVGKGARIGANAVVLTDVPPGVTMVGIPARMVMRRQDADFCAYGLPVEDLPDPVARAIDSVRSQVSTLMERIKELETELHGHPTQACARLSQPDAADPGIHVEAVSNPAVGTSGRTLERESIS comes from the coding sequence ATGATTTTCAAGAGCCTTCGAGAAGATATTGCGTCCATTCGACGACGCGACCCCGCCGCCCATTCATGGCTGGAAGTGGTCCTGTGCTATCCGGGACTGCACGCGCTGATGTTTCACCGCCTGTCCAACTGGTGCTGGAACCGGGGAATGAGGGTGCTGGGACGCTTCATCTCCCATGTGGGGAAGATCCTCACCGGCATCGAGATCCATCCGGCGGCGCAGCTGGGGCCGCGCTTCTTCATCGATCACGGCACGGGCGTGGTGATCGGCGAGACTGCGGTGATCGGGGCCGATGTGACGCTGTATCACGGTGTGACCCTGGGCGGCACATCGCTGCACAAGGGCAAGCGCCACCCCACCTTGGAAGATGGGGTGATCGTCGGCTCGGGCGCCCAGGTTCTGGGCCCCATCACGGTGGGCAAGGGCGCGCGCATCGGCGCCAATGCCGTTGTGCTGACCGATGTTCCGCCAGGCGTGACCATGGTGGGCATTCCCGCCCGCATGGTGATGCGGCGCCAGGACGCCGATTTTTGCGCCTATGGCCTGCCGGTGGAGGATCTGCCCGACCCGGTGGCCCGCGCCATCGACAGCGTGCGTTCGCAGGTATCGACCTTGATGGAGCGGATCAAGGAACTGGAGACCGAGCTGCATGGCCATCCTACTCAGGCCTGCGCGCGGCTTTCCCAGCCGGATGCGGCTGATCCGGGCATTCATGTGGAAGCAGTAAGCAACCCGGCCGTCGGGACAAGTGGCCGGACTTTGGAACGGGAGAGCATATCGTGA
- a CDS encoding Rrf2 family transcriptional regulator, whose product MKLSTKGRYAVMAMVDLASHSEGSPVALADIAERQEISLSYLEQLFGKLRKGGLVKSVRGPGGGYLLSRIPQQTRISDIILAVDEPIQTTRCSPGSPAGCHNNKGRCLTHDLWEELGNQIYLYLSSVSLADVCERRLLGSSGMFHGTAAPTGAVAAQ is encoded by the coding sequence GTGAAACTCAGCACCAAGGGACGCTATGCCGTGATGGCCATGGTCGATCTGGCCAGCCATTCCGAGGGAAGCCCGGTGGCTTTGGCCGACATCGCCGAGCGCCAGGAGATTTCGCTGTCCTATCTCGAGCAGCTGTTCGGCAAGCTTCGAAAGGGCGGGCTGGTGAAAAGCGTGCGCGGGCCGGGTGGCGGCTATCTATTGTCGCGAATCCCACAACAGACGCGCATATCCGACATTATCCTGGCGGTGGACGAGCCGATCCAGACAACCCGCTGTTCGCCGGGCTCGCCCGCGGGCTGTCACAACAACAAGGGCCGCTGTCTCACCCACGATCTGTGGGAAGAGCTGGGCAACCAGATCTATCTCTATCTCAGCTCGGTGTCCCTGGCCGATGTATGCGAGCGCCGCCTGCTGGGCAGTTCGGGCATGTTCCATGGAACCGCTGCGCCGACCGGCGCCGTGGCGGCCCAATAG
- a CDS encoding cysteine desulfurase family protein, whose translation MTRAVYLDYNSGAPVRPEVAAAMVESLAEPGNPSSVHAFGRAARARVEAARRQLAGLVGADPAGIVFTSGGTEANALALRGCGRSRLLVSAIEHPSILDAAAEAERIPVTKDGIVDFGALEALLRASTRPAVVSLMLANNETGIVQPVAEAARVIHAHGAWLHCDAAQAVGRIPVSLSELGADILTISGHKMGGPAGAGALILAESGRTLAPILLGGGQERRRRAGTENVAGIVGLGMAAQLAGDDLAGIDTTSGVRALRDRLEQDALRLVPDATVIGGGMPRLPNTSCLVLPGVEGRTQVMALDLAGVAVSAGAACSSGKVAPSHVLAAMGLEERIKGSAIRVSLGWSSRMEDVDAFLAAWAGLARHKGLKVSEAA comes from the coding sequence GTGACCAGGGCCGTCTACCTCGATTACAATTCCGGCGCCCCCGTGCGCCCCGAGGTGGCGGCCGCCATGGTGGAATCCCTGGCCGAGCCCGGCAATCCGTCCTCGGTCCACGCTTTTGGCCGCGCGGCCCGCGCCAGGGTCGAGGCGGCGCGGCGGCAATTGGCCGGGCTGGTGGGCGCCGATCCCGCCGGGATCGTCTTCACCTCGGGCGGGACCGAGGCCAATGCCCTGGCCCTCCGGGGATGTGGGCGCTCGCGTCTCCTGGTCTCGGCCATCGAACACCCGTCCATCCTGGATGCGGCCGCCGAGGCCGAACGGATCCCCGTTACAAAGGATGGGATCGTCGATTTCGGCGCCCTGGAGGCCTTGCTTCGCGCCAGTACGCGTCCGGCTGTGGTCTCCCTTATGCTGGCCAATAACGAGACCGGCATCGTCCAGCCGGTGGCCGAAGCGGCCCGCGTCATTCATGCGCATGGCGCATGGCTTCATTGCGATGCCGCCCAGGCTGTGGGGCGTATTCCCGTCTCCTTGAGCGAATTGGGGGCGGATATCCTCACCATTTCCGGCCACAAGATGGGTGGGCCAGCCGGGGCGGGGGCTTTGATTCTGGCCGAATCCGGTCGGACACTGGCACCGATCTTGCTGGGAGGAGGCCAGGAACGCCGTCGCCGGGCCGGGACCGAGAACGTGGCCGGGATTGTCGGGCTTGGAATGGCCGCCCAATTGGCGGGGGATGATTTGGCGGGTATCGACACCACATCTGGTGTACGTGCCCTGCGCGACCGGTTGGAGCAAGACGCCCTGCGCCTGGTTCCTGACGCGACGGTGATCGGGGGCGGCATGCCCCGCCTGCCCAATACCTCCTGCCTGGTTCTGCCGGGGGTGGAGGGACGGACCCAGGTGATGGCGCTGGATCTGGCCGGAGTGGCCGTCAGCGCCGGTGCGGCCTGCTCCTCGGGCAAGGTGGCTCCCAGCCATGTGCTGGCGGCCATGGGCCTGGAGGAGCGGATCAAGGGATCGGCCATCCGGGTCAGCCTGGGCTGGTCCTCGAGGATGGAGGATGTGGATGCGTTCCTTGCCGCCTGGGCCGGTCTGGCCCGGCACAAGGGACTGAAGGTTTCGGAGGCGGCCTGA
- a CDS encoding IscS subfamily cysteine desulfurase, translating to MTALGKTTRPILPRAPGAPVYLDYQATTPCDPRVVEAMLPWFTEKFGNPHSRNHRYGWEAEEAVEKAREQVADIIGADAKEVIFTSGATESNNLAIKGVAHFYKEKKNHIVTVVTEHKCVLDTCRYLEQEGFSVTYLPVKTDGLIDMAELEAAITDQTVIVSVMAVNNEIGVIQPLAEIGALCRKKGAFFHTDCAQAVGKIPLDVNAMNIDLMSISGHKLYGPKGIGALYVRRRPRVRLVPLITGGGQERGMRSGTLSTPLCVGFGEACAIAKAEMGAENERLMGLRNRLLGGLKQRLPEIYVNGDLDHRIPGNLNISFAFVEGEGLMMGVKDLAVSSGSACTSASLEPSYVLRALGVDVEMAHTSLRFGLGRFTTDEDIDFAIDHIVEAVEHLRAMSPLWDMHLEGVDLKSIEWAEH from the coding sequence ATGACAGCTCTCGGCAAGACGACCCGCCCCATCCTGCCCCGCGCTCCGGGGGCGCCGGTCTACCTGGACTATCAGGCGACGACGCCTTGTGATCCCCGCGTGGTCGAGGCCATGCTGCCCTGGTTCACCGAAAAGTTCGGCAATCCCCATTCGCGCAATCACCGCTATGGCTGGGAAGCCGAGGAAGCGGTGGAAAAGGCCCGCGAACAGGTGGCCGACATCATCGGCGCCGATGCCAAGGAGGTGATCTTCACCTCGGGCGCCACCGAGTCCAACAATCTGGCCATCAAGGGCGTCGCCCACTTCTACAAGGAAAAGAAGAACCATATCGTCACCGTGGTGACCGAGCACAAATGCGTTCTCGACACCTGCCGCTACCTGGAACAGGAAGGCTTTTCGGTGACCTATCTTCCCGTGAAGACCGACGGGTTGATCGATATGGCGGAGCTGGAGGCGGCTATTACCGACCAGACGGTCATCGTCTCGGTCATGGCGGTCAACAACGAGATCGGCGTGATCCAGCCTCTGGCCGAGATCGGCGCGCTGTGCCGCAAGAAGGGTGCCTTCTTTCATACCGACTGTGCCCAAGCGGTGGGCAAGATCCCGCTCGACGTCAATGCCATGAATATCGACCTGATGAGCATTTCGGGTCACAAGCTTTATGGCCCCAAGGGCATCGGCGCCCTTTACGTCCGCCGCCGCCCGCGCGTGCGTCTGGTGCCGCTGATCACCGGCGGCGGTCAGGAGCGCGGCATGCGTTCGGGCACGCTGTCCACCCCGCTCTGTGTCGGCTTCGGCGAGGCCTGCGCCATCGCCAAGGCCGAAATGGGGGCCGAGAACGAGCGCCTGATGGGCCTGCGCAACCGCCTGTTGGGAGGCCTGAAGCAGCGTCTGCCGGAAATCTACGTCAATGGCGACCTGGATCATCGCATCCCCGGCAATCTCAACATCTCGTTTGCCTTCGTCGAGGGCGAGGGGCTGATGATGGGCGTCAAGGATCTGGCGGTGTCGTCGGGTTCGGCCTGTACCTCGGCCTCGCTGGAACCGTCCTATGTGCTGCGCGCGCTGGGCGTCGACGTGGAGATGGCCCATACCTCGCTCCGCTTCGGATTGGGGCGCTTTACCACTGACGAGGATATCGACTTCGCCATCGACCATATCGTCGAGGCGGTCGAGCATCTGCGCGCCATGAGCCCCCTGTGGGACATGCATCTGGAAGGCGTCGATCTCAAGTCCATCGAATGGGCCGAGCATTGA
- the iscU gene encoding Fe-S cluster assembly scaffold IscU, with protein sequence MAYSDKVIDHYEHPRNVGALDKDDSAVGTGLVGAPACGDVMKLQIKVSAEGIIEDAKFKTFGCGSAIASSSLVTEWVKGKTLDEAASIKNTDIAQELALPPVKIHCSVLAEDAIKAAIADYKKKSG encoded by the coding sequence ATGGCTTACAGCGACAAGGTTATCGACCACTACGAGCATCCCCGCAATGTGGGCGCTCTGGACAAGGACGATTCCGCGGTCGGCACCGGTCTGGTGGGCGCGCCTGCCTGCGGCGACGTGATGAAGCTGCAGATCAAGGTCAGCGCCGAGGGCATCATCGAGGACGCCAAGTTCAAGACGTTTGGTTGCGGCTCGGCCATCGCCTCCAGCTCTTTGGTGACCGAATGGGTCAAGGGCAAGACCCTGGACGAGGCGGCCAGCATCAAGAACACCGATATCGCTCAGGAACTGGCTTTGCCGCCGGTCAAGATCCATTGTTCGGTTCTGGCCGAGGATGCTATCAAGGCCGCCATCGCCGACTATAAGAAGAAGTCCGGCTGA
- a CDS encoding HesB/IscA family protein, whose amino-acid sequence MAPAPMTITDAAAERVKVLLEKRGKPSVGIRIGVRSKGCSGMSYTLEYADEKTQFDEILEDKGVTVLIDPKATMFILGTEMDFVEDKMQSGFVFKNPNEKGRCGCGESFHV is encoded by the coding sequence ATGGCACCTGCACCCATGACCATCACCGACGCCGCCGCCGAGCGGGTCAAGGTTCTGCTGGAAAAGCGCGGCAAGCCCAGCGTGGGCATCCGTATCGGCGTGCGCTCCAAGGGCTGTTCGGGCATGTCCTATACCCTGGAATATGCCGACGAGAAGACCCAGTTCGACGAGATCCTGGAAGACAAGGGCGTCACCGTCCTGATCGATCCCAAGGCGACCATGTTCATCCTGGGAACCGAGATGGATTTCGTCGAGGACAAGATGCAGTCGGGCTTCGTCTTCAAGAATCCCAATGAAAAAGGCCGGTGCGGCTGCGGCGAATCCTTCCACGTCTGA
- the hscB gene encoding Fe-S protein assembly co-chaperone HscB, protein MNAPAAPQIVSCWSCKGPVATRALFCSVCGAVQGPGTIDHFSRLGIAPSFDLDLDALQRQYFGFQKRLHPDRFASKSPKERALSQSQATALNEAYETLKDPLKRAAYLLNHLGHPVDLTACGTINDRELLMEQMEKREALAEASSPEQIAKLAMQAESEVIACQCHISAAINADHLEEAGHLTIRLKYLAKLAEEARAKKTRALRLP, encoded by the coding sequence ATGAACGCCCCCGCCGCCCCCCAGATCGTTTCCTGTTGGTCCTGCAAGGGGCCGGTGGCGACGCGCGCCCTGTTCTGTTCGGTGTGCGGCGCCGTGCAGGGGCCGGGCACCATCGACCACTTCTCGCGTCTCGGCATCGCGCCCTCCTTCGATCTGGATCTGGACGCCTTGCAGCGCCAGTATTTCGGCTTCCAGAAGCGGCTGCATCCCGACCGTTTCGCTTCCAAATCGCCCAAGGAGCGGGCGCTGTCTCAGTCCCAGGCGACGGCGCTCAACGAGGCCTACGAGACCCTGAAGGACCCCTTGAAGCGCGCCGCCTATCTGCTGAACCATCTGGGCCATCCGGTGGACCTCACTGCCTGCGGCACCATCAATGACCGTGAACTGCTGATGGAACAGATGGAAAAGCGCGAAGCCCTGGCCGAGGCCTCCTCGCCCGAGCAGATCGCCAAGCTGGCCATGCAGGCGGAATCCGAGGTGATCGCCTGTCAGTGCCACATCTCGGCGGCCATCAACGCCGACCATCTGGAAGAGGCGGGGCATCTGACCATCCGCCTGAAATATCTCGCCAAGCTGGCCGAAGAGGCCCGCGCCAAGAAAACCCGTGCCCTAAGGTTGCCCTAA
- the hscA gene encoding Fe-S protein assembly chaperone HscA — protein sequence MLLQLHEPGESPAPHESERGLAVGIDLGTTNSVVALARDGETEVLRDAEGKGLIPSVVYYADDGEIVVGSDARRMILESPDHVVSSVKRLMGRGTEDLKTLAGTLPYTLDVAADGGMVRLKVAGKTLTPVEVSADILRAVKARAEEAQGKSVDRAVVTVPAYFDDAARTATKDAARLAGLEVLRLVNEPTAAALAYGLDNAAEGLYAVYDLGGGTFDISILRMEKGVFQVKSTGGDAALGGDDIDHAIAERFLAERHGEHGAETITAGEAKQALAAARVAKECLSGRASGDWMIEVDGKPSRHSMTRDALEALAAPWVDKTMSICRSVIEDAGIEVAEIQGVVLVGGSTRMPLVRRKVAELFGREPLADINPDEVVAVGAALQAEALTIGSDTLLLDVTPLSLGIETMGGIVEKVIPRNTPIPVAMAQEFTTYQDGQTAMAIHVLQGEREMVDQNRSLARFVLRGIPNMAAGAARIRVTFTVDADGLLTVSASEATTGVEQQVAVKPSYGLTEDEMANMLRDSLVNAKDDMESRLFAETAVEARRSVLAVQAALGADSDLLSETERQDIDAAIAGVDAAIASGDRDAVTAASEGLEAATKTFAERRMDRGIRAALAGMAVDKLDDALSGD from the coding sequence ATGCTTCTGCAGCTCCATGAACCCGGCGAGAGCCCGGCGCCTCACGAATCCGAACGCGGTCTGGCGGTCGGCATCGACCTGGGAACCACCAATTCGGTGGTGGCCCTGGCCAGGGATGGCGAGACCGAGGTCCTGCGCGATGCCGAGGGCAAGGGGCTGATCCCGTCTGTGGTCTATTACGCCGATGACGGCGAGATCGTCGTGGGCTCGGATGCGCGGCGCATGATCCTGGAATCCCCCGACCATGTGGTCAGTTCGGTCAAGCGCCTGATGGGCCGCGGCACCGAGGATCTGAAGACCCTGGCCGGGACGCTGCCCTATACCCTGGACGTGGCCGCCGATGGCGGCATGGTGCGCCTCAAGGTGGCGGGAAAGACGCTCACCCCGGTGGAGGTCTCCGCCGACATTCTGCGCGCCGTCAAGGCCCGCGCCGAGGAGGCCCAGGGCAAGAGTGTTGACCGCGCCGTGGTCACCGTTCCCGCCTATTTCGACGACGCCGCCCGCACCGCCACCAAGGACGCCGCCCGTCTGGCCGGTCTGGAAGTGCTGCGCCTGGTCAACGAGCCCACGGCCGCCGCCCTGGCCTATGGCTTGGACAATGCCGCGGAGGGACTCTACGCCGTCTATGATCTGGGCGGGGGCACCTTCGACATCTCCATCCTGCGCATGGAAAAGGGCGTCTTTCAGGTCAAGTCCACCGGCGGCGACGCCGCTCTGGGCGGCGACGACATCGACCACGCCATCGCCGAGCGCTTCCTGGCCGAACGCCATGGCGAGCATGGCGCCGAGACTATCACGGCGGGCGAGGCCAAGCAGGCCCTGGCCGCCGCCCGCGTGGCCAAGGAATGCCTGTCGGGGCGCGCCTCCGGCGATTGGATGATCGAGGTGGACGGCAAGCCGTCCCGCCACTCCATGACCCGTGACGCGTTGGAAGCCCTGGCCGCTCCCTGGGTGGACAAGACCATGTCCATCTGCCGCTCGGTGATCGAGGATGCGGGCATCGAAGTCGCCGAGATTCAGGGCGTGGTGCTGGTGGGCGGCTCGACCCGCATGCCCCTGGTGCGCCGCAAGGTGGCCGAACTGTTCGGCCGCGAGCCCCTGGCCGACATCAACCCCGACGAAGTGGTGGCCGTGGGCGCCGCGCTCCAGGCCGAGGCCCTGACCATCGGGTCCGACACCCTGCTGCTGGACGTCACACCGCTGTCGCTGGGTATCGAGACCATGGGCGGCATCGTGGAAAAGGTCATTCCGCGCAATACCCCCATCCCCGTGGCCATGGCCCAGGAATTCACCACCTATCAGGACGGCCAGACCGCCATGGCCATCCATGTGCTTCAGGGCGAGCGCGAGATGGTGGACCAGAATCGCTCCCTGGCCCGTTTCGTTCTGCGCGGCATTCCCAATATGGCCGCCGGTGCGGCCCGCATCCGCGTCACCTTCACGGTGGATGCCGACGGGTTGCTGACCGTCTCGGCCAGCGAGGCGACCACGGGCGTGGAGCAGCAAGTGGCGGTCAAGCCGTCCTATGGCCTGACCGAGGACGAAATGGCCAATATGCTGCGCGATTCCCTGGTCAACGCCAAGGATGACATGGAATCGCGCCTGTTCGCCGAGACTGCCGTCGAGGCCCGCCGCTCTGTGCTGGCGGTGCAGGCGGCCTTGGGTGCCGATTCTGACCTCTTGTCTGAAACCGAGCGACAGGATATCGATGCAGCTATCGCCGGTGTGGATGCTGCCATCGCCTCCGGCGACCGCGACGCCGTGACGGCCGCGTCGGAAGGCCTGGAGGCCGCCACCAAGACTTTCGCCGAACGGCGGATGGACCGTGGCATCCGCGCCGCCCTGGCTGGCATGGCGGTGGATAAGCTCGATGACGCCCTTAGCGGCGATTAG